aaattttttgtactatatatgtatatacgtagtATTATTAGGAAATTATATTAGATGTTGTAATTATgaatttgctataaatattttataatattgtaattcgCTTGTTTACtttcatatatattgtttattatataaatgtaatatatcttTGAACTTTTTGCTTTGTAATGTGactaagataaataaataaatatattttaatattatatgtttttgtttttaattttttggttgaattcattgatttttaattttatggaaatatctCCAATCTGCATTAATTGTTTAATGTAGGgatatcttatttttaaacaGGGGTTGGGAAATCTTGTCTACTTCTGCAGTTTACGGATAAGAGATTCCAGCCTGTTCATGATTTAACAATAGGTGTTGAGTTTGGAGCCCGTATGATAACAATTGATGGGAAGCCAATCAAACTTCAAATTTGGGATACTGTAATTATTTAGTTTTTTTTAGTTGAATTTCACAAATGCTTACAATAGTGAATTTTAAGGAATAATGATTGCTTATACGATTAAATTGAACTTATAGGCAGGTCAAGAAGCATTTCGTTCTATTACACGATCATATTATCGTGGAGCAGCAGGAGCTTTATTAGTATATGATATTACACGTAGAGAAACATTTAATCATTTGACCACTTGGTTAGAGGATGCAAGACAACATTcaaattctaatatggtgatCATGTTAATTGGTAATAAGAGTGATCTGGATAATAGAAGAGAAGTGAGGAGAGAAGAAGGTGAAGCTTTTGCAAGAGAACATGGACTTGTTTTTATGGAAACCAGTGCAAAGACAGCAATCAATGTAGAAGATGCATTTATCAATACAGCAAaagtaatttatgaaaaaattcaagaaggtgtatttgatataaataatgagGTAAAATCAGAgagttataataataaaaactttattacaatattgtaCTTTTGAcattatcatttaataaacaaaatttaaatgtacttAGGCAAATGGTATCAAGATTGGACCACAACATTCACCGACAAGTCCTAGTGGATTAGCGGGTACTGGTGGTCAAGGAAACACGCAAGGTGGTGGATGCTGCTAGGGGCTGGGGGTTGCCTGTCCACCGCTTAATCCTTCTCCAATTTAAATTGATCTTTTCACTCCTGCTCCACATTTTATTCTCAACCaattacattgtatatttttttgcgCGTGTCGCATCATGAGGTAACAAGTGACTCTATtggtgtatttattatttaaaaaaaataacatatacatacgtactaaatagaaatattataagggaaaatgttatatattgcTTACATCATGAAACCtaataaacttttaatttacagATTCTGGCTGatgtaaatttattagtttcaaATATGTTCGTTACATGCTTTCTGTACTTAATTCCTTTGTAGCAGTATAGTAATATTAGTTCTTAAATTacatctataaaatattagatgcttttcatatacatatacagataatgttatttttaatgtgCTAGAAAGAagttaatgttattttattaatgcagTGCTAcattagatttttattcatttacatttaaaattacttaattttaattgtaatatacgaaaaaactgagaaagaaattaattactattggACATTGATAAAGCGGGAGAGGATAGGCACTTCTATTTAATGTTTTGTATTTGTTCACattgtatattgtatgtattgtGCACTGATCTTAGaatcatatttaatttaataatgaatcataattgatatacatatataaatcaaagtgatttgtcaaaaatatgatttacACTTGACTACCTAACGCGACaccatgtatatgtatgtatcaaTGTATGAAATgacgaatatataaaaacatataaatcaattttattgtgAGGCCTATCTAACCAaaaatcatattattttattaattatgattGGTATTGTTATTTTTGGTATGCCTTGGAAATATAGTATTCTAATTACAACATATAAACTaagacatttttataatttttatatttaagtaaatatgtccaataaatttaaatatttactaaaGATAAATTCTCTACATATAACCATTAGTAGTAATACCAAtcaagaaaatagagaaatactAATGCTACCTGTATTTTGTccaattaaatgtaaaaataaacatagtaCACATGCACTTTTGTTTTGATTATAAGTTTAATATACtttaatatcttaaatatttagaaaaattttaggtagaaaatgttaattcagataatattctataaagaaaaaggaatttatttattataaatggtTTTTGTACCTACTGTAATATGCAACATACATTTTTCGAAGTATTCTatgatgttttaaaatatactaaaaatagATGTATGTAATCTAATGTCAAATGGATGTAATAATCGAAACTTATTACCACAATaagtattcaatttttacacccgtttaaaatattgtactgTTGTAtccttaaaattaaaatatgtatatcagcTTGAAGAATcacaattatttatcaaatgatattattaaacatagGAAATCCATGATATATTgtctatttataataaatttaatttacttttttttattgaaatatacacgagcatatcatatatatcttattttattctgaATACATGTTCAACGATTTCATTTGTACTTTTTACAGCACTACATGTTTCAAATCGaatctattataaattatattaataatatatattattaattaataatatataatattatctggCAAATCATTTGTGAAGATCCCTTACTTTATTAACGTATGTTAATTAGGTCCATTTCaatcgctttttttttttgttttaattaaatgacgACAATTAAGAttagaattatttcaaaagCAAAGTATGACCTCATTTAATAATCTAACATAATTTCTAAACTATTTTATgtcaatttttatgtattatattaacttaaaaaaatgataaaataaatatgcaattataataaaaagatatgaaaatcatataaaaatttaagcgCATGAAAAGCAATAATAAATGGTTGatcaaataattaatgtatagtggtatttttgaaattgtattatattcagtaagaaaaatgaaagaaatagataattgtattaaatattacattttttattgactagagatttttatgttattcaaaataaattttggtGAATGTATTATGGCTATATGTATTTTGAAAGAACTTAAAACAAGGAAGATTATATACAAGCGTTATACCGGAAAGAGATAAATAATGCACAAATAACGGGGTGATAATGATACtagcgaaagaagaaagaggatgAGATAATAAGAGCGGTAACATTGAACGATTCGTTGAAATGTGAACGAAAAACGTAAAAGTAAATGTTACTTTAAAAGCGAGTTTACGCGCCAGCAGGTTTCACAAGTCAGCTACGCCATTGGAAGAGCGCTCGAAATAGCGGTTTGACACTGAATGCACGCTACATCTATTGCTATATTCCAAGCGATTCACTGTATTCCATCATACTCGCGAAGGGGAAGCAcgtatttatttcgtatttaatacgaatttcgatttatataataataacgctCTCTGGCTATTATTTAACTTTCTCATTgttatctttaatatttatccaTCATATCTGATATCGTATCGGTGAATCCGTACTACTACGTATCGATGCATTTTTAATATGGTcttcaattaaaagaaatcagTTAGATAAATTGATCTGACGTTTGCCGCACTTTTCAAAGCCAGACgcgttaatattttaaaagaagtGCTAGTGCGCATTTATGAAGTTCCCGTTTATGATAGCCGGATCTATGCTACGTAATCTTTTGAAACAATTCGTGTATTGATGGTGTAATGAGTTTGACATATAATTGTGTTTTCTAACAAAGCGGAGATCTGGATTTACTTTTAGGTACGTAATAcgagtttcaatttttaactgcatgatatatttgaaaataagtaTTTAAATGTATCGATGCCTTTTAAAATGAACGTAAGGTTATATTTTTGCTAAATCAGTAGAACTATACTAAAagtgatattttctttctaaagTGTACAGATGTTTCAAACTATTAAAACTAGACGTATACGATGAAAATGCGGTCCTTGACCTCGTTCCAATTTGTATATCGTTTCAATGCCTTTTATAGGTTAGGAAATGTGTTTATTATGATATTGTACGTATTTGAAGGCTTAAGTCATTGACAGTACTATTTCAGTGTACAGTtctcaaatttcaaaaatttgtattcacgaagaatatttatatccgTCATTTTTTGCATTAATAttgataacgtaatattgtatacatCGTTCTAAGAAAAATCTGACATCAGCGAACAGGAAACCGCCTCTTTGATGTTCTTTCATGTATATACAGACACACATTCTATCGTATGCACCGTTTCTTTTACCGGTGAACAAAATTGGAGTAATTTTTacatgaatattattttatttcggtaCACATACTTGAATTATGAtggtatttataaatatttatgctaTCATATGACAGGCgtgtaaacaaatttaaaaaggatacatattataaaattatacgaattataCATAAGCACATTACAACATGTGTTATTGTAATACTTGATTTTTTaagataatatattcatacTTTACAcagaaattgtaaaagttactaattatttgtatgtgtttatattaacatatattattattatttacacaaaatttcaaaagaaaatatgtgtacatatatataataattttgactCTTGACGCttacgtagaaaaataatagaacaaaaGGAATATGATGTTTCCATGGTCAAGGCCCTGTATTTAATTGAATGAGTTCAGTTCCGACCATAGTTtacatatcattttttttagcAGAGGATCAAAAAACATCAAGTTAATCAAAATATGTCATATTTTccgaaaatataaatgtatgcGGCCGAAGGAAATGTTCGCACCAATTATCGCATACCGatacaaataattacaataactGGCACAAATTGgaattcaatattatttatcttatcgCTACATTTACAAACATCTTTGTTTAGTACAAACTTCATAGTTATACATACAATAATTGATATCTTATCCCATTACACAAAGTAATCATTCATATTATCATTATCTTCTCGAAACACGaatgtttcttttctatcaatgtatatttttaaagaataccTTAGCAATttcttgtttatatttatgttagcTACAATTTGTAATTGAATTGTAATTGCATGTCAGAATTGAATATTGCCAATGTTGCGTTTATTTCAGTTGTTATCTTTATTTTGCTGTTGCGATACACAGGGTCTTTGACTTATGCTATAATGaactacatacatatatacatacatctcGCTTGGTTCATATAAATACACAAGTGCAACCAGTGCAGTACTTTCTGAATGAACGTAACCGTATAGCGGCACTTTTTCTGGCACAAGGCATCGTTAACTGTACCGCTGCGGTGACACCAGTCGGAGGGTTAATGAACATAAAAGACCCATCATTTAGACTTCCGAGATTGGACACTTCGAATAcgtattttatgaatattgaaCGATTTTCGCAGCAAAAGTTAATATAGTCAAAAATTCAAAGGAAATTCTATTGTACCATATATTGCAGTATTTTATAGttctgcttctttttttcaatagTTCATATCATTATTAGTTTGTGAAtttctatgcatttatggTAAACTTAGAGGAGCGAAAAATACATGGGTtgcacataatatgcaaaaatatataaaatatccaaactcattataatattcaatagatgaaacaaatttttgtctTGGTTCTAGTTGTTTCacttatattcataaaaatatgaatttatataagtGTCCATGGCCTCATTATTGTTTTAagttagaaataaaagaaaatttaatacagtTTAAAAGCAAATCAAAACTCTTCATTCTTTGAATGCAAAACtcatatatgtaaattatgttacttaataagaaaaatgtcaCAATTCAATAGTTGTTTTAATCCCTTTGACACTGGTAAACAATacatataaacaatattttattgaaaatttaacttAAAACTCAAAGTCTATTAACTAAACtctaaaagaagaagatttcGTTATTGTCAAATGGTAATCAATAATTTTCCACTTCAAATAGTccattttaaacgaatttcctaaaaaatttatatttcttaattgtGTCATTCTTCTAATGTCTGTTACAGCGTTTTATCAGCATTGAAGTTAGCTTCAATCATGTATCTGATAATGATAACATACTGATATAATATGTTTCAGTTTTAACTTTAACTGACGATACAAATTACGAGGGCTTTGAACCTTTCATTGCTGATATTTCTAAAGTAATGGATAATAGTGAACCTTTAGTgacatataaatttcatttatctcttttttataaagtgttttaaatgtaaatatatttataaaattataagacCATATTTAACCGTGATAATCATTGTGCAATAGTTCAACTCTGCTGCAATTCTCGACTTTTTGATGTTTCAATCTTTCGCTTTAGTTTGAACCGAAAGAAGGACATTTAACGTTctatgaataaaaaatcacgcgtatcaataataattgtcacatattttccttaaatttaagaaatattttaacggCAGAAAgataattagaataataaaaaaaaaataagaattttgtaaagttAATATTGTGATACATCATTACTCTTCATAAAAAGTATcgcaatttctatatttttttcaggCGATGTGGAGCAACGTAACGTTGTCGAGCATGCTTGTTTAACGCATTTCGACACGATTGACGAATTGATGAAACGATGACTTTTCATACGGACTGACCATTAGGATTCCTGTTTACACGTGCTTTAATTTCTATCGCAGCTGTTGTACGCTATTATCATGACGGGTGTCGTTCCGCTCACCGATAAACAACTCCACCAGCTGGTAAATGAATCTCATGGAAAGATCCTGTTTCatctttttaaatgttatgaatgtttttaacattgaaactattttagattttttgcttttacaattattataaagatGCAAGATTAATGCTGACttttatcaaaatgaaaacataattatatatgaagATCACAGAGGAAAAACATGATAAGtcacatttcttttttaatttttaaaaattcaattttgaaCTCTAATACTTTATCAAACAATCACATATTATCAAAACTGtctttgtattaaatatagcTACGAGGTTTTCTTGAAAGATATTTACGTAAAAAGCATCgattatttgattaaatatatatgtatatattttagacATTAGACATTGACTTCATTTGTCATTTATTACTGTATAAGCGTATATCTTTAAACTGAATAAGTTGTTCCCTCTTTTCCCCTGTAACcttcatatataaatatttattctgatCATATCACTTTAATTATAACTATTTATGTATAACTAATTATgactattataattttaatgtttaacgAAACTAAAGACagtatatcataaataaattgtaataaatgatTTCTAACTTTTAGAGTATCTCTATAGGGAAAGCTGTAAACCCTACAGAAACACCCGTAAAAGAGAAACATGTGCGAAGTATCCTTTTTAACaaaagatttttcaaaaatgagAAGACTATTGACCCTCTGCACCTATAAATGTTTCCCGAATTATTCTATACGAACTTCGaactttgaatttaaaaatactttatgtATTAAAGATTCATGTAAATTTTTAGTGCATTACAGTTACATAAAAATCAACTGTCAAATATGAAGATGACCATAAGGATTCAATCGATCAGTTACtatcttaattttttcaatgaaaatctCGTGCAACTTTCTGTTCCAGTTCCAAATGAAGCTTTCATTgtagtaaaaaattgaataattttcgcAAGTCTGTGGTGGAATTTAAAGGATGAATTTATTGTTTGAGTAATTATctcagaaaatataaatgtacattAACAAATTGATAGATGATACAAATTAATGTTTCTTAATTGTAGCAAATAGATAATCCTATATCTTTCTTCGTAAAATCGCCTTTTTAATACGTTAAGTAACGAGCAAAAGATTAATAGCGCGTATTAGGTATTGCAATTAGTAAAATTGTGTTTCAAAGTACGTTATATGTTCCTTATAGAAATATAGGCGCGATTATAGGTACACATCAAGAGAAGGGTGGAGCGATATTTTGGACGTATATGTTACGGCAACCACTGCAAGAGAATCAGATCGTCGCTTGGAAATTTTGTCATGTGTTGCACAAGATACTACGAGAGGGTCACGAGAAAGTGATTCCAGATTCCCAACGGTATCGCAAAAGATTGGAAGATCTCGGGAAATTATGGCAACACTTGCGGGAAGGATATGGCCCATTAATTCAATTGTACATAAGATTGCTGATTACCAAGTTAGATTTTCACAAACGAAACCCACGCATACCCGGAAATCTTCAAGTAACACCGGAGGAACTTGAATCTATAGGGGAGAACGATATTAATGTCTAGTAAGTTTCTAACTTAATCAGTTCACAGTAGAACTCCATTTATTTGAATTCCATTTGTTAAAACAGAAGTTGGCAAGGTGAAAATTTGACAAGTATCATTTTTGTTAATCTctcaattatttaatcgtatagTTCATCCTACGTATTATATGACCGAGAAACAGTAATAAGTAATAGAGGAAATTGGTGAACTCCTGTTAATATTATCTGTTTATCCTCCAATGAGTTCAGATAATTGGAATTTTactgtatttgtatttatgaCCTTTATCCACATTTTATGATCTTTTATAATCTCTTCTAATCTTTTCTGCTTAGTTTCCAAATGTCGGTTGAAATGTTCGATTACATGGATGACATTTTGAATTTACAACGTGCAGGTAGGTACGAATTAGATTCTCGTCTATCACGATGCTTTTTGTATTGTTCGAGTTTCTGGCTTCCTTTCAATCGATGAGAAACAGATCATCTTTCTCATACTTTCTGCTGACATACGTTCTGCTTTGCACGAGTACCTCAACCTCCGATGCATTCTCTTCCTTCTTAGATGAATCATTTTGGCCGATTATACTAGAGTAGTTTTGGCGTGAAAGTGTCGATTGTGCTTGTAAAATGAAAGCAACGCGGTATCAACTTAGGTTTCGCTACGTTGACGTAATTAATCTACTGGAATCTCGATTATCCAGATCGAACTGAACCAAGGCAGACCGGTTAAATCGAGATCTGCATGCTGAATAAATGAACGGAGGCGTCATTGACGGATGAACAGAACAATTTACATAAcggtaatatctttttatttcgtgaATTACCGACGAAAAATCTAGCTACCAAAGGAGATTCGTATTTCCGAttagatccaacgtcgaatatacaaattgtaaaaaggaAACCCGATACTTTGCAGTATTTGAACGAGCAAATAGGTACAATTAAGCCGATCGTACCAGATACATTTATCCTATCGTCTCGTGTATTATGGAAGCTGAGTGTATCGCTTTTAGTAACTTCTGGATCAAAATCTGCCTCAAAATTTCGTTATGTCGATGATATTAAAGATTTGtgttgatattaatttatataaatgaaacgtttcaGTTACCACTTCTTTGAAGAACACACCCTCCAACTCGATGACTGTAAGTGGACAGTGTCGGCTGGCTCCACTAATCCCCTGCGTTTTAGATGCATCGCAGCTTTACGAttattgtgtaaaaatattatttaaacttcATGGTGCTCTGCCTGCGGATACTTTAGCCGGCCATCGCGATAGATTTTCTAAACAATTTCAAGaactaaagaaattttacaatacTGTTAAACAAAGACAGTATTTTAAGCATCTTATAACGATACCTGCGTTACCTGAGGTAATCTTGAACTATTatcttgtaatattatttttaatgtaatttttatataataatatctacatataatatttttaatatttataatattatttgtaatataaattatatttgtaatgcGGTATATTTGTTCTAGAATCCACCaaactttttaatacaatCTGAGTTTCGAGCTTATGTTACACCGATAGTAGTATTACCACCAGAAGAATCTTTGGATTCTGACACCGTAGTTG
Above is a genomic segment from Bombus pascuorum chromosome 9, iyBomPasc1.1, whole genome shotgun sequence containing:
- the LOC132910697 gene encoding ras-related protein Rab-2, translating into MSYAYLFKYIIIGDTGVGKSCLLLQFTDKRFQPVHDLTIGVEFGARMITIDGKPIKLQIWDTAGQEAFRSITRSYYRGAAGALLVYDITRRETFNHLTTWLEDARQHSNSNMVIMLIGNKSDLDNRREVRREEGEAFAREHGLVFMETSAKTAINVEDAFINTAKVIYEKIQEGVFDINNEANGIKIGPQHSPTSPSGLAGTGGQGNTQGGGCC